Genomic segment of Pseudomonas iranensis:
ACCAGCTCAGCTACACCGCGCTGATCGCCGATGCACCCGGGGTGATCACCGAGCGCCAGGCCGAAGTCGGCCAGGTAGTGCAGGCCACCGCGCCGATTTTCAGCCTCGCACGCGATGGCGACCGCGACGCGGTATTCAATGTCTACGAATCGCTGCTGGCCGAGCGTCCGTCCGATCGTTCGATCGTGGTCAGCCTGCTCGACAATCCCGAGATCAAAACCACCGGCACCGTGCGTGAGATCACGCCGTCGGTGTCGGCGCAATCGGGCACCGTGCAGGTCAAGGTCAGCCTCGACAAGCTGCCGCCAGGCATGCAGCTCGGTTCGGTGGTCAGTGCCACCGCCAAGGGCACCGGCAAATCGGCGGTGGAACTGCCCTGGTCGGCGCTGACAAAAAACATCAGCGACCCGGCGGTGTGGCTGGTCGATGACAAAGGCGAAGCGCAGTTGCACACGGTCACGGTCGGTCGCTACCTGACCGGCAAAGTGATCATCAGCGAAGGCCTCAAGGGCGGTGAGAAAGTCATTGTCGCCGGCGGCCAGTTGCTGCACCCCGGCATGAAAGTCGAGATTGCCGAAAACACCTACAAGGATCTGCAACCGGGAGCGCAGCCATGAAGCGCCTCGGCCTGTTGTGCATGGCGTTGCTGCTGGGCGCCTGCTCGGAAAAGGAAACCCCGCCGGAACCGGTACGTCCGGTGCTGTCGGTCACGGTCAAAGCCCTCAACGAAGAAAGCCTCGGACGCTTTGCCGGCAGCATTCAGGCGCGTTACGAGAGCAACACCGGTTTCCGCGTCGGTGGACGCATCGCCAGTCGCAACGTCGATGTCGGCGCCGAGGTGCAGAAGGGCACCTTGCTCGCCACTCTCGACCCATCCGACCAGCAGAACCAGTTACGTTCGGCTCAGGGCGATCTGGCGAGGATCCAGGCGCAGTTGATCAACGCCCAGGCCAACGCACGTCGTCAGCAAGCGCTGTTCGATCGAGGCGTCGGTGCGCAGGCGCAACTGGACGTCGCCAACACCGATCTGAAAACCACTCAGGCCTCGCTCGATCAGGCGCGCGCGGCGGTCAGCCAGAGCAAGGATCAGTTGAGCTACACCGAGCTGCGCTCCGATCACAAAGCTGTGGTCACCGCGTGGAACGCCGAAGCCGGGCAAGTGGTAACTGCCGGGCAACAAGTGGTGACGCTGGCGCAACCGGACATCAAGGAAGCGGTGATCGATCTGCCCGATACCCTGGTCGATCAGTTGCCCAGCGACGTGGTGTTCTCGGTGGCTGCGCAACTCGACCCGAGCATCAACACCACGGCGATCATCCGCGAGATCGAACCCCAGGCGCAAAGCGCCACGCGCACCCGCCGCGCGCGCCTGACCCTGTCGGATACACCGGACGGTTTCCGCCTCGGCACCGCGATCAGCGTGACCCTCAGCTCGGCGATCAAGCCGCGCATCGAACTGCCGCTGACTGCGTTGCAGGAAGTCGATGGCAAACCCCGGATCTGGGTGATCGACACGCAAAACAAAACCGTCAACCCGCGTGACGTCAGTGTGGTCAGCCGTGGCGACCACAGCGTGGTGCTGGCCGGCGGCGTGCAGAATGGCGAGCGCGTGGTCAGCGCCGGCGTCAACAGTCTCAAACCCGGACAATCGGTAAAACTTGACGAGGACAGTCAATGAAAGGCTCTTTCAACCTCTCCGAATGGGCCCTCAAGCACCAGTCTTTCGTGTGGTACCTGATGTTCGTCGGGCTGCTGATGGGGGTGTTCTCCTACTTCAATCTGGGGCGCGAAGAAGACCCGTCATTCACCATCAAGACCATGGTGATCCAGACCAAATGGCCGGGCGCGACCCAGGAAGAAACCCTCAAACAGGTCACCGACCGCATCGAGAAAAAGCTCGAAGAGCTCGATTCCCTCGACTACGTGAAAAGCTACACCCGCCCCGGCGAGTCGACGGTTTACGTGTACCTGCGCGACACCACCAGCGCTGAGGACATTCCGCAAATCTGGTACCAGGTGCGCAAGAAGATCGACGATATTCGCGGCCAGTTTCCCCAGGGCATTCAGGGGCCGGGGTTCAACGATGAGTTCGGTGACGTGTACGGCTCGGTCTACGCCTTCACCGCCGATGGCCTGACCATGCGCCAGTTGCGCGATTACGTGGAGCAGGCGCGCGCAGAAATCCGCAACGTGCCAGGGCTGGGCAAGATCGAAATGGTCGGCCAGCAGGACGAAACGATCTACCTGAACTTCTCCACGCGCAAACTCGCCGCACTGGGTATCGACCAGCGCCAAGTGGTGCAGAGCCTGCAATCGCAGAACGCAGTGACTCCGGCCGGGGTGATCGAGGCGGGGCCGGAGCGGATCTCCGTGCGCACCTCGGGCCAGTTCGAGTCGGAGAAGGATCTGGCCGAGGTCAATCTCAAACTCAACGATCGCTTCTATCGTCTGGCCGACATCGCCGAGATCAGCCGTGGCTACGTCGATCCGGCGACACCGGAATTCCGCTTCGACGGCAAACCGGCGATCGGCCTGGCGATTGCCATGCAGAAGGGCGGCAACGTTCAGGAATTCGGAAAGGCGCTGCACGAGCGCATCGACCAGCTCACCGCTGACTTGCCTGTCGGCGTCGGCGTGCACACCGTTTCCGATCAGGCGGTGGTGGTGGAAGAGGCCGTCGGCGGTTTCACCAGCGCGCTGTTCGAAGCGGTCATCATCGTGCTGGTGGTGAGTTTCATCAGCCTCGGCGTGCGCGCCGGTCTGGTGGTGGCCTGCTCGATTCCGCTGGTGCTGGCCATGGTCTTCGTGTTCATGGAATACAGCGGCATCACTATGCAGCGGATTTCCCTCGGCGCGCTGATCATTGCCCTCGGCCTGCTGGTGGACGACGCGATGATCACCGTGGAAATGATGGTTACGCGGCTGGAAATGGGCGAGAGCAAGGAGCAGGCGGCGACGTTCGCCTACACCTCGACCGCATTCCCGATGCTCACCGGTACGCTGGTGACTGTCGCCGGTTTCGTGCCCATTGGCCTCAACGCCAGTTCGGCGGGTGAATATACCTTCACACTGTTCGCGGTGATCGCCGTGGCGATGATCGTCTCGTGGGTGGTCGCGGTGTTCTTCGCACCAGTGATCGGCGTGCACATCCTCAGCGACAAGGTGAAGGCCCACGATGCCGAGCCGGGTCGCGTCGGTCGCGCCTTCAACGGTGGTCTGTTGTGGGCCATGCGCAATCGTTGGTGGGCGATCGGCGTCACCGTGCTGCTGTTCGTGCTGGCGGTATTCTGCATGCGTTTCGTGCAGAACCAGTTCTTCCCCGCTTCGGATCGCCCGGAAATTCTCGTCGACCTGAACCTGCCACAAAACGCCTCGATCGATGAAACCCGCAAAGCCGTGGACAAGCTCGAAGCGACGCTCAAGGGCGACCCGGACATCGTGCGCTGGAGCACTTACATCGGTCAGGGCGCGATCCGTTTCTACCTGCCGCTGGACCAGCAATTGCAGAACCCGTACTACGCGCAACTGGTGATCGTCAGCAAGGATTTCGAAGCCCGCGAGGCCCTGAGTCAGCGCTTGCGTGAGCGCCTGCACAAAGACTTCGTCGGCATCGGCAGCTACGTGCAGGCTCTGGAAATGGGCCCGCCGGTGGGGCGTCCGATTCAGTATCGAGTCAGCGGCAAAGATGTCGATCAGGTGCGCAAACACGCCATCGACCTGGCCACCGAACTGGACAAGAACCCGCACATCGGCGAGATCATTTACGACTGGAACGAGCCCGGCAAAGTCCTGCGCATCGACATCGCTCAGGACAAGGCGCGGCAGCTCGGGCTGTCGTCCGAAGACGTCGCCAACCTGATGAACAGCATCGTCAGCGGCTCGCCGTTGACCCAGGTCGATGACGATATCTACCTGATCAACGTGGTCGGTCGCGCGGTGGATTCCGAACGCGGCACCCCGGAAACCCTGCAGAACCTGCAGATCGTCACGCCGAGCGGCACCTCGATTCCGCTGCTGGCGTTCGCCACCGTGCGCTATGAACTGGAACAGCCGCTGGTGTGGCGTCGCGATCGCTTGCCGACCATCACCATCAAGGCCTCGGTGCGTGACGAGATTCAGCCGACCGATCTGGTGAAACTGCTCAAGCCGTCGATCGATGCTTTTGCCTCGAAACTGCCGGTCGGCTACAAAGTCGCTACCGGCGGTACGGTCGAGGAAAGCGGCAAGGCCCAGGGTCCGATTGCCAAGGTGCTGCCGCTGATGCTGTTCCTCATGGCGACGTTCCTGATGATCCAGTTGCACAGCGTGCAGAAGATGTTTCTGGTCGCCAGTGTCGCGCCGCTGGGCTTGATCGGTGTGGTCCTGGCGCTGGTGCCGACCGGCACGCCGATGGGCTTCGTGGCGATCCTCGGGATTCTCGCGTTGATCGGCATCATCATCCGCAACTCGGTGATTCTGGTGACGCAGATCGATGAGTTCGAGCAGAAAGGCTATGCGCCGTGGGACGCGGTGGTCGAAGCCACCGAACACCGGCGCCGGCCGATCCTGCTGACCGCAGCGGCAGCGAGCATGGGCATGATCCCGATCGCCCGCGAAGTGTTCTGGGGGCCGATGGCTTACGCAATGATTGGTGGCATCGTCGTGGCGACGCTGCTGACGCTGTTGTTTCTGCCGGCGCTGTATGTCGCCTGGTACAAGATTCGCGAGCCGCATAAGGATGAAAAGCCGGCGCAGTGAGCTAGCCCCTGCGATCTTTGGGAAAGGTCTGACTTACAGGGTGAGCTGACTGCGCTAACGTCCCTTCTTCATTCGAAGAGGGACGTGCCATGTCGACTGTTTCCGGCTGGTTACGCGGATGGTTGCTGCTCGCTGGCTTGAGCCTGTCGCCGGCAGTACTGGCCGAAGTGCTGCTGGAAAACCATCTTTGGCGGGTGCAGGTCGATCCTGCGACGCTGGCGGTGCGCGTTGAAGCTGCCGGCGCTGCGCCGGTGCAAGCCTCGGCCGGTGTGCTGCGGCACAAGGTCAGCGACATGGTCAGGCGCGGCAATCGCATCGAATGGCAATGGGACGACGGGCGCTGGTTGCTCAGTGTTGACCTGAATCAGCGTGACCTGACGTTTTCTGTTACGGCTAACTCGCCCTCGCAGATCGAGTTTATTCATCAGCCCGCCAGTGCAATGGGCCAGGCGCTGATCTGGCCGCTTGCCGAAGGGCGCTACGTGCCGCGCGGTGATCGGGTGTGGCAGAAGTTCCTGCTCGCGCAGGGCGCGCTCGATACCACCCAGGACTTGAGCCTGCCGCTTTGGGGCATGGAGTACGAGAAGTTCAGCCTGCACTGGTTGCTGACCAACCCTTACAACAATCAACTGCGCTTCAAGGCCAATGGCGATGCGCTGGGGCTGTCGGCCCGGCATCGATTCACATCGCTTGAACGCTCAAAACCGCTGACCTTCAGCCTGTTTCTCGGCGATGTCGATCCCTTGGCCGGGGCCAAGCGCTACAAGCAGTGGCTCATCGATAGCGATCAATTTGAAACCTTGGCGAACAAGCTGATCAAGACCCCGCAAGCCGCCAGGCTGATCGGTGCCGCGCATGTCTATCTGTGGAGCAACGACTTGCTCGGCCCTGACGATGTGCGCAACTGGCCGCTGCTGA
This window contains:
- a CDS encoding efflux RND transporter permease subunit — encoded protein: MKGSFNLSEWALKHQSFVWYLMFVGLLMGVFSYFNLGREEDPSFTIKTMVIQTKWPGATQEETLKQVTDRIEKKLEELDSLDYVKSYTRPGESTVYVYLRDTTSAEDIPQIWYQVRKKIDDIRGQFPQGIQGPGFNDEFGDVYGSVYAFTADGLTMRQLRDYVEQARAEIRNVPGLGKIEMVGQQDETIYLNFSTRKLAALGIDQRQVVQSLQSQNAVTPAGVIEAGPERISVRTSGQFESEKDLAEVNLKLNDRFYRLADIAEISRGYVDPATPEFRFDGKPAIGLAIAMQKGGNVQEFGKALHERIDQLTADLPVGVGVHTVSDQAVVVEEAVGGFTSALFEAVIIVLVVSFISLGVRAGLVVACSIPLVLAMVFVFMEYSGITMQRISLGALIIALGLLVDDAMITVEMMVTRLEMGESKEQAATFAYTSTAFPMLTGTLVTVAGFVPIGLNASSAGEYTFTLFAVIAVAMIVSWVVAVFFAPVIGVHILSDKVKAHDAEPGRVGRAFNGGLLWAMRNRWWAIGVTVLLFVLAVFCMRFVQNQFFPASDRPEILVDLNLPQNASIDETRKAVDKLEATLKGDPDIVRWSTYIGQGAIRFYLPLDQQLQNPYYAQLVIVSKDFEAREALSQRLRERLHKDFVGIGSYVQALEMGPPVGRPIQYRVSGKDVDQVRKHAIDLATELDKNPHIGEIIYDWNEPGKVLRIDIAQDKARQLGLSSEDVANLMNSIVSGSPLTQVDDDIYLINVVGRAVDSERGTPETLQNLQIVTPSGTSIPLLAFATVRYELEQPLVWRRDRLPTITIKASVRDEIQPTDLVKLLKPSIDAFASKLPVGYKVATGGTVEESGKAQGPIAKVLPLMLFLMATFLMIQLHSVQKMFLVASVAPLGLIGVVLALVPTGTPMGFVAILGILALIGIIIRNSVILVTQIDEFEQKGYAPWDAVVEATEHRRRPILLTAAAASMGMIPIAREVFWGPMAYAMIGGIVVATLLTLLFLPALYVAWYKIREPHKDEKPAQ
- a CDS encoding efflux RND transporter periplasmic adaptor subunit, whose protein sequence is MAGPGLKVLMAVSAMALLTACGDKKPAQEYLPRVFVQEVEPANYAAAVTLTGDVQARVQTQLSFRVGGKIIQRMVDVGDRVTAKQVLAKLDPKDLQTNVDSAQAQVVAEQARVKQAAAAFVRQQKLLPKGYTSQSEYDSAQAALRSSQSALSAAQAQLANARDQLSYTALIADAPGVITERQAEVGQVVQATAPIFSLARDGDRDAVFNVYESLLAERPSDRSIVVSLLDNPEIKTTGTVREITPSVSAQSGTVQVKVSLDKLPPGMQLGSVVSATAKGTGKSAVELPWSALTKNISDPAVWLVDDKGEAQLHTVTVGRYLTGKVIISEGLKGGEKVIVAGGQLLHPGMKVEIAENTYKDLQPGAQP
- a CDS encoding efflux RND transporter periplasmic adaptor subunit codes for the protein MKRLGLLCMALLLGACSEKETPPEPVRPVLSVTVKALNEESLGRFAGSIQARYESNTGFRVGGRIASRNVDVGAEVQKGTLLATLDPSDQQNQLRSAQGDLARIQAQLINAQANARRQQALFDRGVGAQAQLDVANTDLKTTQASLDQARAAVSQSKDQLSYTELRSDHKAVVTAWNAEAGQVVTAGQQVVTLAQPDIKEAVIDLPDTLVDQLPSDVVFSVAAQLDPSINTTAIIREIEPQAQSATRTRRARLTLSDTPDGFRLGTAISVTLSSAIKPRIELPLTALQEVDGKPRIWVIDTQNKTVNPRDVSVVSRGDHSVVLAGGVQNGERVVSAGVNSLKPGQSVKLDEDSQ